Proteins encoded together in one Hymenobacter monticola window:
- a CDS encoding T9SS type A sorting domain-containing protein → MLQQPLTAVVGSPSPATGTVLVSGSSLTGNITVAAPAGFEVALASVGTYAATQSLTPQSGGFVSNASVLFRLTGAAVGTFSGNISLSSAGTTTVDVPVTGLVAATTNLPATLTGVSPATGMPGTTVVNFYGRNFVPGATASIYNNGPFTIGPTTYVSSTQLTAPITTSGVNAPISSYCGVSNPGPGGGGTTLPGVVMFTAVPGPPTVTGFSPTIGPVGTLVTIRGVGFIAQGQNAVYFNGTLAQLQYTPSNNELTVRVPAGATTGPITVTTTGGTATSSTPFVVPPVFFEDFETGTKTSYVPASVLLFTMGWTLGEALIGTTAGVDKFNGLKSARLRGGGFVEMDVDKPNGAGVVTVSAASYATESGASFIPEISTDGGVTYTSLLGSSPAPTLTGTLTPYSFTANRTGNVRLRFSSTNTAAATNPRINIDDIGITDYRVGTATRPGQQLPDVSVFPNPTQGRVLVQGAGAGPVRCSLHDLAGRQLTVPVSLPTDGKLDLPAGLPAGLYLLQVETPSGRRTLRLATR, encoded by the coding sequence TTGCTGCAGCAGCCACTCACGGCGGTAGTCGGCAGCCCTTCGCCTGCCACCGGTACGGTGTTGGTGAGCGGTTCCAGCCTGACCGGAAATATCACCGTAGCCGCGCCTGCAGGTTTTGAAGTTGCATTAGCCAGTGTTGGAACTTACGCGGCTACGCAGAGCCTAACGCCGCAGTCGGGTGGCTTCGTGAGCAACGCTTCGGTGTTATTTCGCCTGACCGGGGCAGCAGTGGGCACCTTCAGCGGCAACATTAGCCTGAGCAGTGCTGGCACCACTACGGTCGATGTGCCCGTTACGGGCTTGGTGGCGGCAACAACCAATCTGCCGGCGACGCTTACTGGTGTTTCGCCGGCAACGGGTATGCCTGGCACTACGGTGGTGAATTTCTATGGCCGCAACTTTGTGCCCGGTGCTACCGCTTCTATCTACAACAACGGGCCGTTCACGATTGGGCCTACTACTTACGTTTCGTCGACTCAGCTCACTGCTCCCATCACCACGAGTGGTGTAAATGCCCCCATTTCGAGCTACTGCGGAGTAAGCAACCCCGGCCCCGGCGGTGGCGGCACTACATTGCCGGGCGTGGTCATGTTTACGGCTGTTCCAGGGCCTCCCACTGTTACAGGTTTTTCCCCAACCATAGGGCCGGTGGGCACGCTGGTCACGATTAGAGGCGTAGGCTTTATCGCTCAGGGCCAGAACGCGGTGTATTTCAACGGTACACTTGCGCAGTTGCAATACACGCCTTCAAATAACGAGCTTACGGTCCGAGTGCCCGCAGGCGCTACCACCGGTCCCATCACCGTCACCACTACGGGCGGCACTGCTACCAGCAGCACGCCCTTTGTGGTGCCGCCCGTCTTTTTCGAAGACTTCGAAACCGGCACCAAAACCAGCTACGTCCCGGCGTCAGTACTGCTGTTTACGATGGGCTGGACCCTGGGCGAAGCCCTCATCGGCACCACGGCCGGCGTCGACAAATTCAACGGCCTCAAGTCGGCGCGGTTGCGCGGGGGCGGCTTCGTAGAGATGGACGTGGACAAGCCCAACGGCGCGGGCGTGGTGACGGTCAGCGCGGCCTCTTATGCCACGGAAAGCGGGGCCTCCTTCATCCCTGAAATCTCGACCGACGGCGGCGTGACCTACACGAGCTTGCTGGGCAGCAGCCCCGCTCCTACCCTTACCGGCACCCTCACGCCTTATTCTTTCACGGCCAACCGGACCGGCAACGTGCGCCTGCGTTTCAGCAGCACCAACACCGCCGCGGCCACCAATCCGCGCATCAACATTGATGACATCGGCATCACCGATTACCGGGTGGGCACCGCCACCCGGCCCGGCCAGCAGTTGCCGGACGTGAGCGTGTTTCCCAATCCGACGCAGGGCCGCGTGCTGGTGCAGGGCGCCGGCGCGGGCCCCGTGCGGTGCAGCTTGCACGACCTGGCCGGGCGGCAGCTGACAGTTCCGGTCTCGTTGCCTACGGATGGAAAACTGGACCTACCGGCTGGTTTGCCCGCCGGCCTCTACCTGCTGCAGGTGGAAACCCCATCGGGCCGGCGCACGCTGCGGCTGGCTACTCGGTAG
- a CDS encoding GAF domain-containing protein, with protein sequence MATIPLPNLSAEEVARLRSLRAAELLPALTEPVFNEFVALTARIFSLPISLISVVEETDVYYPANVGMPDNKQQPRIEALCATAIEQAHAVVYHDLVLEENPEIPKEALQAAEANGLRFYAGALLLLPDQRPLGTLCVIDRAPRTFTAEEQRILELLAALVSRAVAVRHLCRLHPETGEAQWARLSAELEEEVQALNALVRYLTARHGTLVPVPAAFLAQVESRLRDLQALLDAFHPSAQ encoded by the coding sequence GTGGCTACCATCCCACTTCCCAACCTGTCCGCCGAAGAGGTCGCGCGCCTGCGCAGCCTGCGCGCCGCCGAACTGCTGCCGGCCCTCACCGAGCCGGTGTTCAACGAGTTTGTGGCCCTCACGGCGCGCATTTTCAGCCTGCCCATCTCGCTGATTTCGGTGGTGGAGGAAACCGACGTGTACTACCCGGCCAACGTGGGCATGCCCGACAACAAGCAGCAGCCGCGCATCGAGGCGCTGTGCGCCACCGCCATCGAGCAGGCCCACGCCGTGGTGTACCACGACCTGGTGCTGGAAGAAAACCCGGAAATCCCGAAGGAAGCCCTGCAGGCGGCCGAAGCCAACGGCCTGCGCTTCTACGCCGGTGCCCTGCTGCTGCTGCCCGACCAGCGCCCGCTCGGCACGCTGTGCGTCATCGACCGCGCCCCGCGCACCTTCACGGCCGAAGAGCAGCGCATTCTGGAGCTGCTGGCGGCCTTGGTGAGCCGCGCCGTGGCCGTGCGCCACCTGTGCCGCCTCCACCCCGAAACCGGCGAGGCGCAGTGGGCCCGCCTAAGCGCCGAGCTGGAGGAGGAGGTGCAGGCCCTCAACGCCCTGGTGCGCTACCTCACGGCCCGCCATGGCACGCTGGTGCCGGTGCCCGCCGCCTTTCTGGCCCAGGTAGAAAGCCGGCTGCGCGACCTGCAGGCCCTGCTCGACGCTTTTCACCCCAGCGCGCAATAG
- the sucD gene encoding succinate--CoA ligase subunit alpha: MSVLVNKNSKVIVQGFTGSEGSFHAQQMMDYGTNVVGGVTPGKGGTEHLGRPVFNTVAEAVEKAGADTSIIFVPPAFAADAILEAADAGIKVIITITEGIPTKDMIAVKHYLKDREGITMIGPNCPGVMTAGECKVGIMPGFIFSKGKIGIVSKSGTLTYEAVDQLTKAGLGQTTAIGIGGDPIIGTTTKQAVELLMNDPETEGIVMIGEIGGGMEAEAARWIKETGNKKPVVGFIAGQTAPPGRRMGHAGAIVGGADDTAAAKMAIMRECGIHVVDSPAEIGDTMLRVLGGK; encoded by the coding sequence ATGAGCGTTCTGGTCAATAAAAATTCCAAGGTTATCGTGCAGGGCTTCACCGGCTCCGAGGGCTCGTTCCACGCCCAGCAAATGATGGATTACGGCACCAACGTGGTGGGCGGCGTCACGCCCGGCAAGGGCGGCACCGAGCACCTGGGCCGTCCCGTGTTCAACACCGTGGCCGAAGCCGTGGAGAAAGCCGGCGCCGACACCAGCATCATTTTCGTGCCCCCGGCTTTCGCGGCCGACGCCATCCTGGAAGCGGCCGATGCCGGCATCAAGGTGATTATCACCATCACCGAAGGCATTCCGACCAAGGACATGATTGCCGTGAAGCACTACCTGAAAGACCGGGAAGGCATCACGATGATTGGCCCGAACTGCCCCGGCGTGATGACCGCCGGCGAGTGCAAAGTGGGCATCATGCCCGGCTTCATCTTCTCGAAAGGCAAAATCGGCATCGTAAGCAAATCGGGCACCCTGACCTACGAAGCCGTGGACCAGCTCACCAAAGCCGGCCTGGGCCAGACCACGGCCATCGGCATCGGCGGCGACCCCATCATCGGCACCACCACCAAGCAGGCGGTGGAACTGCTCATGAACGACCCCGAAACCGAAGGCATCGTGATGATTGGCGAAATCGGCGGCGGCATGGAAGCCGAAGCGGCTCGTTGGATTAAAGAAACCGGCAACAAGAAGCCCGTGGTAGGCTTCATCGCCGGCCAGACGGCGCCTCCCGGCCGCCGCATGGGCCACGCCGGCGCCATCGTGGGCGGTGCCGACGACACGGCTGCTGCCAAAATGGCCATCATGCGCGAGTGCGGTATCCACGTGGTGGATTCGCCCGCCGAGATTGGCGACACCATGCTGCGCGTGCTGGGCGGCAAGTAA
- a CDS encoding M16 family metallopeptidase yields MKKNFLLLIPALTVLGVATQCQSSKTASTASTTPAAAPVTAAAPAAPKEYRYESVPGDPLGVRIYHLDNGLTVYLSDYKDAPRIQTYLAVRAGSKNDPATATGLAHYLEHMVFKGTSQLGTQDWAKEKVELDKIEALYEVYRGQRNDPAARKRTYHQIDSISGVAARYAVPNEYDKVMGAIGAKGSNAHTSNEETVYQEDIPSNQLEKWAAIQAERLREMVPRLFHTELEAVYEEKNRGLDSDFNKEFEALNAALYPTHPYGTQTTIGTIEHLQNPSITEIKKYFGQYYVPNNVALCLSGDLDYDQTIRVIDKYFGAMPSKPVPAFNAPVEKPLTAPITKEILGPQSENVMLGFRLPGKASKDGVRLRMLDKILTNGQAGLIDLDLNQQQKVLEAASFTDLNDDYSTHVIYGTPRQGQKLEEVKALLLGELDKVKKGNFPDWLIPAIINNEKLTRTKSYESNEARASAMYEAFIERIDWKDYLQQQDDFGKITKAEIVKFANDNYGPNVVTVFKRTGTDPNKVKVVKPAITPVPANRDVASAYYKQLTAMPSTELQPVFVDYKKDIQETEIKPGLPLYYTHNAENGLFNLSYVFDLGKNNDPRWSLATDYLQYLGTGNYTAAQLQQEFYKLGCSFNVSSGPDRIFVTLNGLDSNLEPALKLFEQLLNAPKPDAVALKDMVAGVLKQRQDAKLEKRVILNQAMVNYVKYGPKNPFTNILSEKELKAVKPEQLTALLKKLPTYQHRVLYYGPRTREDDLSATPRPGSKGPGREGMYKRDGVVSIIDHLHQTPAKLTPAPAAKDFAEQPLKDKKVYWVDYNMVQAEILFLTKGDLYSKELAPTLALYNEYFGGGMGSIVFQDLRESKALAYSAYSGYNSADKLGRSNYNLSYIGTQSDKLPEAMAGMEALLTDMPVAEANLEIAKNAIRNSISTERITKENILMSYERAKRLGLDYDIRRDVYASTQKMTFDELKKFQLAKVHGQNQVILVIGSKDRLNFKELAKYGQVQQLTLKEIFGY; encoded by the coding sequence GTGAAAAAGAATTTTTTGCTGTTGATTCCGGCCCTGACGGTATTAGGGGTTGCCACTCAGTGCCAATCGAGTAAAACGGCCAGCACGGCCTCGACGACCCCCGCGGCCGCTCCGGTTACCGCCGCTGCTCCGGCGGCTCCCAAAGAATACCGCTACGAATCGGTGCCCGGCGACCCGCTCGGTGTGCGCATCTACCACCTCGACAACGGACTGACCGTTTACCTGTCCGACTACAAAGACGCGCCGCGCATCCAGACCTACCTGGCCGTGCGCGCCGGCTCCAAAAACGACCCGGCCACTGCCACTGGCTTGGCGCACTACCTAGAGCACATGGTGTTCAAGGGCACCTCGCAGCTGGGCACGCAGGATTGGGCCAAGGAAAAAGTAGAGCTCGACAAGATTGAGGCGCTGTATGAAGTGTACCGCGGGCAGCGCAACGACCCCGCCGCCCGCAAGCGCACCTACCACCAGATTGACTCCATCTCGGGTGTGGCCGCGCGCTACGCCGTGCCGAACGAGTACGACAAGGTGATGGGCGCCATCGGCGCGAAAGGCTCCAACGCCCACACCTCGAACGAGGAAACGGTGTACCAGGAAGACATCCCCAGCAACCAGCTAGAGAAGTGGGCCGCCATCCAGGCCGAGCGCCTGCGCGAGATGGTGCCGCGCCTGTTCCACACCGAGCTGGAAGCTGTGTACGAGGAGAAGAACCGCGGGCTGGATTCAGACTTCAACAAGGAGTTTGAGGCGCTGAACGCGGCGCTCTACCCCACGCACCCCTACGGCACGCAGACGACCATCGGCACGATTGAGCACCTGCAAAACCCGTCCATCACGGAGATTAAAAAGTATTTCGGCCAGTATTACGTGCCGAACAACGTGGCGCTGTGCCTCAGTGGCGACCTGGACTACGACCAGACCATCCGGGTTATCGACAAGTATTTCGGCGCCATGCCGAGCAAGCCGGTGCCCGCGTTCAACGCGCCGGTGGAGAAGCCGCTCACGGCCCCGATTACCAAGGAGATTCTCGGGCCGCAGTCGGAAAACGTGATGCTGGGCTTCCGCCTGCCGGGCAAGGCCAGCAAGGACGGCGTGCGCCTGCGGATGCTGGACAAAATCCTGACCAACGGCCAGGCCGGCCTCATCGACCTCGACCTGAACCAGCAGCAGAAAGTGCTGGAAGCTGCCTCGTTCACCGACCTCAACGACGACTACTCCACGCACGTCATCTACGGCACGCCGCGCCAGGGGCAGAAGCTGGAAGAAGTGAAAGCGCTGCTGCTGGGCGAGCTGGACAAGGTGAAGAAAGGCAACTTCCCCGACTGGCTGATTCCGGCCATCATCAACAACGAGAAGCTGACGCGCACCAAGAGCTACGAAAGCAACGAGGCCCGCGCCAGCGCCATGTACGAGGCGTTTATTGAGCGTATCGACTGGAAAGACTACCTGCAGCAGCAGGACGATTTCGGCAAAATCACGAAGGCCGAAATCGTGAAATTCGCCAACGACAACTACGGCCCGAACGTCGTGACCGTGTTCAAGCGCACCGGCACCGACCCCAACAAGGTGAAGGTGGTGAAGCCCGCCATCACGCCCGTGCCGGCCAACCGCGACGTGGCCTCGGCCTACTACAAGCAGCTCACGGCCATGCCGAGCACGGAGCTGCAGCCAGTGTTTGTCGATTATAAAAAGGACATTCAGGAAACGGAAATCAAGCCCGGCCTGCCGCTGTACTACACGCACAACGCCGAAAACGGCCTGTTCAACCTGTCCTACGTCTTCGACCTGGGCAAGAATAACGACCCGCGCTGGAGCCTCGCCACCGACTACCTGCAATACCTCGGCACCGGCAACTACACCGCCGCGCAGCTGCAGCAGGAGTTCTACAAGCTGGGCTGCTCCTTCAACGTGAGCAGCGGCCCCGACCGCATTTTCGTGACCCTCAACGGCCTCGACAGCAACCTGGAGCCCGCGCTCAAGCTGTTTGAGCAGCTGCTGAACGCGCCTAAGCCCGACGCCGTGGCCCTGAAAGACATGGTGGCCGGCGTGCTCAAGCAGCGCCAGGACGCCAAGCTCGAAAAGCGCGTGATTCTGAATCAGGCGATGGTGAACTACGTGAAGTACGGCCCCAAAAACCCCTTCACGAACATTCTGAGCGAGAAAGAGCTGAAGGCGGTGAAACCTGAGCAGCTCACGGCGCTGCTAAAGAAGCTGCCGACTTACCAGCACCGGGTGCTGTACTACGGTCCGCGCACACGTGAAGATGATTTGAGCGCCACGCCACGCCCTGGTTCTAAAGGTCCGGGTCGTGAAGGAATGTATAAGCGTGACGGAGTAGTATCAATAATTGACCATCTGCACCAAACCCCTGCCAAGCTCACACCCGCCCCGGCCGCCAAAGACTTCGCCGAGCAACCTTTGAAGGATAAAAAGGTCTATTGGGTGGACTACAACATGGTGCAGGCCGAAATCCTGTTCCTGACCAAGGGCGACCTATACAGCAAGGAGCTGGCCCCCACGCTGGCACTCTACAATGAGTACTTCGGCGGCGGCATGGGCAGCATCGTGTTTCAGGATTTGCGCGAGAGCAAGGCACTGGCCTACTCGGCCTACTCCGGCTACAACAGCGCCGACAAGCTGGGCCGCTCCAACTACAACCTGAGCTACATCGGCACCCAGAGCGACAAGCTGCCCGAGGCCATGGCCGGCATGGAAGCCCTGCTCACCGACATGCCTGTGGCCGAAGCCAACCTGGAAATCGCCAAAAACGCCATCCGCAACAGCATCAGCACCGAGCGCATCACCAAGGAAAACATCCTGATGAGCTACGAGCGCGCCAAGCGCCTCGGCCTCGACTACGACATCCGCCGCGACGTGTACGCCAGCACCCAGAAAATGACTTTTGATGAGTTGAAGAAGTTTCAGCTGGCCAAAGTGCACGGCCAGAACCAGGTCATTCTGGTTATCGGCTCGAAAGACCGGCTGAATTTCAAGGAGCTGGCCAAGTACGGCCAAGTGCAGCAGCTCACGCTGAAGGAGATTTTCGGGTACTAA
- the icd gene encoding NADP-dependent isocitrate dehydrogenase, whose protein sequence is MAEQKITIKNGKLTVPDKPTIPFIEGDGTGPDIWRASKLVFDAAVEKAYGGKKQLVWKEVLAGEKAYKATNNWLPNDTLDAFREYLVGIKGPLTTPVGGGIRSLNVALRQELDLYACVRPVRYYDGVPSPVKHPELTDMVIFRENTEDIYAGIEYMNGTPQAQKMLEFLQDEMGVKKLRFPDSSSFGIKPVSKEGTERLVRAAIKYALENKLPSVTIVHKGNIMKFTEGAFKTWGYELAEKEFGPKVFTWAQYDKIVAKQGVEVAEALQKQAVEQGKLIIKDSIADAFLQQILLRPSEYSVVATLNLNGDYISDALAAIVGGIGIAPGANINYLTGHAIFEATHGTAPKYANQDKVNPGSVILSGVMMLEYLGWKEAAALINKGLEAAIASKRVTYDFERQMEGATLLKTSEFAQEIVKNM, encoded by the coding sequence ATGGCAGAGCAAAAAATCACCATTAAAAACGGCAAGCTGACCGTTCCGGACAAACCCACCATCCCCTTCATCGAAGGCGACGGCACGGGGCCGGACATCTGGCGCGCCTCCAAGCTGGTGTTCGACGCCGCTGTTGAAAAAGCCTACGGCGGCAAAAAACAGCTGGTGTGGAAAGAAGTGCTGGCCGGTGAAAAGGCTTACAAAGCCACCAACAACTGGCTGCCCAACGATACCCTCGACGCCTTCCGCGAATACCTCGTGGGCATCAAGGGCCCGCTGACCACGCCCGTGGGCGGTGGCATCCGCTCCCTCAACGTGGCCCTGCGCCAGGAACTGGACCTCTACGCCTGCGTGCGCCCCGTGCGCTACTACGACGGCGTGCCCTCGCCGGTGAAGCACCCGGAGCTGACCGACATGGTCATCTTCCGCGAAAACACGGAGGACATCTACGCCGGCATCGAGTACATGAACGGCACGCCCCAGGCCCAGAAAATGCTCGAATTCCTGCAGGACGAGATGGGCGTGAAGAAACTCCGCTTCCCCGATTCGTCCTCGTTCGGCATCAAGCCCGTGAGCAAGGAGGGCACCGAGCGCCTCGTGCGCGCCGCCATCAAGTACGCCCTCGAAAACAAGCTGCCTTCGGTGACCATCGTGCACAAAGGCAACATCATGAAGTTCACCGAAGGCGCCTTCAAAACCTGGGGCTACGAGCTGGCCGAGAAGGAATTCGGCCCCAAAGTCTTCACCTGGGCGCAGTACGATAAAATCGTGGCCAAACAAGGCGTGGAAGTGGCCGAGGCCCTGCAGAAGCAGGCCGTGGAGCAGGGCAAGCTCATCATCAAAGACAGCATCGCCGACGCCTTCCTGCAGCAGATTCTGCTCCGCCCGTCCGAGTACTCGGTGGTGGCTACCCTGAACCTGAACGGCGACTACATCTCCGACGCCCTGGCCGCCATCGTGGGCGGCATCGGCATCGCGCCGGGCGCCAACATCAACTACCTTACCGGCCACGCCATCTTCGAAGCCACCCACGGCACGGCCCCCAAATACGCCAACCAGGACAAGGTGAACCCCGGCTCCGTCATCCTCTCCGGCGTGATGATGCTGGAGTACCTGGGCTGGAAAGAAGCCGCCGCCCTCATCAACAAAGGACTCGAAGCCGCCATCGCCAGCAAGCGTGTGACCTACGACTTCGAACGCCAGATGGAAGGCGCCACCCTCCTCAAAACGAGCGAATTCGCCCAGGAGATTGTGAAGAATATGTAG
- a CDS encoding mercuric reductase: MPADSFDAIIIGAGQAGTPLAYALAEAGRQVAMIESASLGGSCINYGCAPTKALLASSQRAHHVRLAGELGIEAPEPVVNFGAVIERMHRLRQNSRDSLKRKLTEDREGITLIRGRARFTAPHTLQVALVGGGEQQVTAPLIFINTGTRAAVPDIEGLADSGFYTSDSLLLNMTEQPAHLLILGGSYIGVEFSQLFKRLGTHVTVIDSKPRLMAREDPDVSHPLEQCLTDAGVELVLGAETRRVSRADDGTITLTVTTKDGERRLHGSHLLVAVGRTPNTDDLGLENTGITLNKKGYIEVNEQLQTGTRGVYALGDVKGGPQFTHISYDDYRVVRDNLLHHGQRTTEHRPLPYVVFTEPQLGRIGLSKNMAKEKGIAYRVSRLPARTIGRAVQTGETDGFVEVLVGEDDRLLGAAVFCEQGGEIMTMFQLAMAGRLRYQELEDMILAHPTWAEVLNNAFQRLKPGE; this comes from the coding sequence ATGCCCGCTGATTCCTTTGATGCCATCATTATCGGCGCCGGCCAGGCCGGCACCCCCCTAGCCTACGCCCTGGCCGAAGCCGGCCGCCAGGTGGCCATGATTGAAAGCGCTTCGCTGGGTGGCTCCTGCATTAACTACGGCTGCGCGCCCACCAAGGCGCTGCTGGCCTCGTCCCAGCGCGCCCACCACGTGCGCCTGGCCGGCGAGCTGGGCATTGAGGCCCCCGAGCCGGTGGTGAACTTTGGGGCCGTGATTGAACGCATGCACCGCCTGCGCCAGAACTCGCGCGACAGCCTCAAGCGCAAGCTGACCGAGGACCGCGAGGGCATCACGCTCATTCGCGGGCGGGCGCGGTTCACGGCGCCGCACACGCTGCAGGTGGCGCTGGTGGGCGGCGGCGAGCAGCAGGTTACGGCCCCGCTCATCTTCATCAATACCGGCACCCGGGCCGCCGTGCCCGACATCGAGGGCCTGGCCGACAGCGGCTTTTACACCAGCGACTCGCTGCTGCTGAACATGACAGAGCAGCCCGCGCACCTGCTCATTCTGGGCGGCAGCTACATTGGCGTCGAGTTCAGCCAGCTGTTCAAGCGACTGGGCACCCACGTCACGGTCATCGACAGCAAGCCACGCCTGATGGCCCGCGAAGACCCCGACGTGAGCCATCCGCTCGAACAATGCCTCACCGACGCGGGCGTGGAGCTGGTGCTCGGCGCCGAAACCCGCCGCGTGAGCCGCGCCGATGACGGCACCATCACCCTCACTGTAACTACCAAAGACGGCGAGCGCCGCCTGCATGGCAGCCACCTGCTGGTGGCCGTGGGCCGCACTCCCAACACCGACGACCTTGGCCTCGAAAACACCGGCATCACCCTCAACAAAAAGGGCTACATTGAAGTGAACGAGCAGCTGCAAACCGGCACGCGCGGCGTGTACGCGCTGGGCGACGTGAAAGGCGGCCCGCAATTCACCCACATCAGCTACGACGACTACCGCGTGGTGCGCGACAACCTGCTGCACCACGGCCAGCGCACCACCGAGCACCGGCCCCTCCCCTACGTGGTGTTCACCGAGCCGCAGCTGGGCCGCATCGGCCTCTCGAAGAATATGGCCAAGGAGAAGGGCATTGCCTACCGGGTGAGCCGGCTGCCGGCCCGCACCATCGGCCGGGCTGTGCAAACGGGCGAGACGGACGGCTTTGTGGAGGTGCTGGTGGGCGAGGACGACCGCCTGCTGGGCGCGGCCGTGTTCTGCGAGCAGGGCGGCGAAATTATGACCATGTTCCAGCTGGCGATGGCGGGCCGGCTGCGCTACCAGGAATTGGAAGACATGATTCTGGCCCACCCCACCTGGGCCGAAGTGCTGAACAACGCCTTCCAGCGCTTGAAGCCGGGAGAATAG
- a CDS encoding response regulator yields the protein MSANLNHIVLVDDNETTSFLNNRLLGRLAVADHVSTFSRADEAFEQLWGSAKGGSSAPAPDLVFVDLKMPGVSGFEFLELYNALPQPVQDKTVMAVLTTSMHGADTARVAKYPNVEYLTKPLTEEKMLKLLEKRFQ from the coding sequence ATGTCTGCTAATTTGAACCACATTGTACTCGTCGACGACAACGAAACGACCAGCTTTCTCAACAACCGCCTGTTGGGCCGCCTGGCCGTGGCCGACCACGTGAGCACGTTCTCGCGCGCCGACGAGGCCTTTGAGCAGCTGTGGGGCAGCGCCAAGGGCGGCAGCTCGGCGCCCGCGCCCGACCTGGTTTTTGTGGATTTGAAGATGCCCGGCGTGTCGGGCTTCGAGTTTCTGGAGCTCTACAACGCCCTGCCCCAGCCGGTGCAGGACAAAACGGTGATGGCCGTGCTCACCACCTCCATGCACGGCGCCGACACCGCCCGCGTGGCCAAGTACCCCAACGTGGAGTACCTCACCAAACCCCTCACCGAAGAAAAAATGCTCAAGCTGCTCGAAAAGCGGTTTCAGTAA